Below is a window of Procambarus clarkii isolate CNS0578487 chromosome 43, FALCON_Pclarkii_2.0, whole genome shotgun sequence DNA.
gttcaacaacagtgttccacaacagtgttccacaacagtgttcaacaacagtgttcaacaacagtgttccacaacagtgttcaacaacagtgttccacaacagtgttcaacaacagtgttcaacaacagtgttccacaacagtgttcaacaacagtgttcaacaacagtgttcaacaacagtgttcaacaacagtgttcaacaacagtgttcaacaacagtgttccacaacagtgttccacaacagtgttcaacaacagtgttcaacaacagtgttccacaacagtgttccacaacagtgttcaacaacagtgttcaacaacagtgttcaacaacagtgttccacaacagtgttccacaacagtgttccacaacagtgttccacaacagtgttcaacaacagtgttcaacaacagtgttccacaacagtgttcaacaacagtgttcaacaacagtgttccacaacagtgttccacaacagtgttcaacaacagtgttcaacaacagtgttcaacaacagtgttccacaacagtgttcaacaacattgttcaacaacagtgttcaacaacagtgttccacaacagtgttcaacaacattgttcaacaacagtgttcaacaacattgttcaacaacagtgttcaacaacattgttcaacaacagtgttcaacaacagtgttcaacaacattgttcaacaacagtgttcaacaacattgttcaacaacagtgttcaacaacagtgttcaacaacagtgttcaacaacattgttcaacaacagtgttcaacaacattgttcaacaacagtgttcaacaacattgttcaacaacagtgttcaacaacagtgttcaacaacattgttcaacaacagtgttcaacaacattgttcaacaacagtgttcaacaacattgttcaacaacagtgttcaacaacattgttcaacaacagtgttcaacaacattgttcaacaacagtgttcaacaacattgttcaacaacagtgttcaacaacattgttcaacaacagtgttcaacaacattgttcaacaactACCCACACAAAGGGAGAGCTTCCAGGGTTTGGGGAAGCGGTTAATGACATTAATAAGCTAGCAAAATATAAAACAAGCTctcctgaactacagaccagtatctCCCTCAGGAAGCCTCCCTACACACCAGTATCTCTCCCTCAGGAAGCCTCCCTACACACCAGTATCTCTCCCTCAGGAAGCCTCCCTACACACCAGTATCTCTCCCTCAGGAAGCCTCCCTACACACCAGTATCTCTCCCTCAGGAAGCCTCCCTACACACCAGTATCTCTCCCTCAGGAAGCCTCCCTACACACCAGTATCTCCCTCAGGAAGCCTCCCTACACACCAGTATCTCTCCCTCAGGAAGCCTCCCTACACACCAGTATCTCTCCCTCAGGAAGCCTCCCTACACACCAGTATCTCTCCCTCAGGAAGCCTCCCTACACACCAGTATCTCTCCCTCAGGAAGCCTCCCTACACACCAGTATCTCTCCCTCAGGAAGCCTCCCTACATACCAGTATCTCTCCCTCAGGAAGCCTCCCTACAGACCAGTATCTCTCCCTCAGGAAGCCTCCCTACACACCAGTATCTCTCCCTCAGGAAGCCTCCCTACACACCAGTATCTCTCCCTCAGGAAGCCTCCCTACAGACCAGTATCTCTCCCTCAGGAAGCCTCCCTACACACCAGTATCTCTCCCTCAGGAAGCCTCCCTACACACCAGTATCTCTCCCTCAGGAAGCCTCCCTACAGACCAGTATCTCTCCCTCAGGAAGCCTCCCTACACACCAGTATCTCTCCCTCAGGAAGCCTCCCTACAGACCAGTATCTCTCCCTCAGGAAGCCTCCCTACACACCAGTATCTCTCCCTCAGGAAGCCTCCCTACAGACCAGTATCTCTCCCTCAGGAAGCCTCCCTACACACCAGTATCTCTCCCTCAGGAAGCCTCCCTACAGACCAGTATCTCTCCCTCAGGAAGCCTCCCTACACACCAGTATCTCTCCCTCAGGAAGCCTCCCTACACACCAGTATCTCTCCCTCAGGAAGCCTCCCTACAGACCAGTATCTCTCCCTCAGGAAGCCTCCCTACACACCAGTATCTCTCCCTCAGGAAGCCTCCCTACACACCAGTATCTCTCCCTCAGGAAGCCTCCCTACACACCAGTATCTCTCCCTCAGGAAGCCTCCCTACAGACCAGTATCTCTCCCTCAGGAAGCCTCCCTACACACCAGTATCTCTCCCTCAGGAAGCCTCCCTACAGACCAGTATCTCTCCCTCAGGAAGCCTCCCTACACACCAGTATCTCTCCCTCAGGAAGCCTCCCTACAGACCAGTATCTCTCCCTCAGGAAGCCTCCCTACACACCAGTATCTCTCCCTCAGGAAGCCTCCCTACACACCAGTATCTCTCCCTCAGGAAGCCTCCCTACAGACCAGTATCTCTCCCTCAGGAAGCCTCCCTACACACCAGTATCTCTCCCTCAGGAAGCCTCCCTACACACCAGTATCTCTCCCTCAGGAAGCCTCCCTACAGACCAGTATCTCTCCCTCAGGAAGCCTCCCTACACACCAGTATCTCTCCCTCAGGAAGCCTCCCTACAGACCAGTATCTCTCCCTCAGGAAGCCTCCCTACACACCAGTATCTCTCCCTCAGGAAGCCTCCCTACAGACCAGTATCTCTCCCTCAGGAAGCCTCCCTACACACCAGTATCTCTCCCTCAGGAAGCCTCCCTACACACCAGTATCTCTCCCTCAGGAAGCCTCCCTACAGACCAGTATCTCTCCCTCAGGAAGCCTCGCCCTATGGGTTACTACAAAGAATGATCAGAAACACAGTAACCGGACACTCTGAACAACTCAATTTTCTCTCAATAAAACACATAAAAGTACGAATTTTACAAAGGAAACTCTCGTGCTCGAGTGCTTGAGACTGCTACACAAGGTAGAGAAGAAGTATGGTGATGTACCGGAGGGTGAAGACTGCCAGACGTTGTGAGGGAGTACCTACCTGCAGGGAAACAGAGAGTCATAGTGAGAGGCGGGATgccagagtgagggagagtggcagctatatatatatatatatatttttaacagAATCAAATTAACAAAGTAGTGAGAGTAGAAGATCGATACATCAATCTTCCGGGGCAACCAGTgtgagaccaattctggagtatgcagccataACAAAGAACGCctacaaagataaaaaaaaaaagatcaaaCTGAAGAAGGTTCACAGATACGCAACGATGCTCGTCCCAGAGCTGAGGGGACTGAGCTATGAGGCAGCCTGAGGGGAAATGACCCCGCTCCACACTGAAGAAGAGGGGGGACAGGAGGACGGGGGGGGGAGAACATAgccaaaataaacaaataaagaacgaggggacacagaCGGAAGTTAGAGACTAAGCAGAGTCAGTGACGTTACTAAGAAGAGTCAGTGACGTTACTAAGAAGAGTCAGTGACGTTACTAAGAAGAGTCAGTGACGTTACTAAGAAGAGTCAGTGACGTTACTAAGAAGAGTCAGTGACGTTACTAAGAAGAGTCAGTGACGTTACTAAGAAGAGTCAGTGACGTTACTAAGAAGAGTCAGTGACGTTACTAAGAAGAGTCAGTGACGTTACTAAGAAGAGTCAGTGACGTTACTAAGCAGAGTCAGTGACGTTACTAAGAAGAGTCAGTGACGTTACTAAGAAGAGTCAGTGACGTTACTAAGAAGAGTCAGTGACGTTACTAAGAAGAGTCAGTGACGTTACTAAGAAGTCAGTGACGTTACTGAGCAGAGTCAGTGACGTTACAAAGCAGAGTCAGTGACGTTACTAAGCAGAGTCAGTGACGTTACTAAGAAGAGTCAGTGACGTTACTAAGAAGAGTCAGTGACGTTACTAAGAAGAGTCAGTGACGTTACTAAGCAGAGTCAGTGACGTTACTAAGAAGTCAGTGACGTTACTGAGCAGAGTCAGTGACGTTACAAAGCAGAGTCAGTGACGTTACTAAGCAGAGTCAGTGACGTTACTAAGAAGAGTCAGTGACGTTACTAAGAAGTCAGTGACGTTACAAAGTAGAGTCAGTGACGTTACAAAGAAGTCAGTGACGTTACAAAGTAGTCAGTGACGTTACAAAGTAGAGTCAGTAACGTTACAAAGCAGAGTCAGTGACGTCGCAAAGTAGAGTCAGTGACGTTACAAAGTAGAGTCAGTGACGTTACAAAGAAGAGTCAGTGACGTCACAAAGTAGTCAGTGACGTTACAAAGTAGAGTCAGTGACGTTACAAAGCAGAGTCAGTGACGTTACAAAGCAGAGTCAGTGACGTTACAAAGCAGAGTCAGTGACGTTACAAAGCAGAGTCAGTGACGTTACTAAGCAGAGTCAGTGACGTTACTAAGCAGAGTCAGTGACGTTACAAAGCAGAGTCAGTGACGCTACAAAGCAGAGTCAGTGACGTTACAAAGCAGAGTCAGTGACGTTACAAAGCAGAGTCAGTGACGTTACAAAGCAGAGTCAGTGACGTTACTAAGCAGAGTCAGTGACGTTACTAAGCAGAGTCAGTGACGTTACAAAGCAGAGTCAGTGACGTTACAAAGCAGAGTCAGTGACGTTACAAAGCAGTCAGTGACGTTACAAAGCAGAGTCAGTGACGTTACTAAGCAGAGTCAGTGACGTTACAAAGCAGAGTCAGTGACGTTACAAAGCAGAGTCAGTGACGTTACAAAGCAGAGTCAGTGACGTTACAGAGTCAGTGACGTTACAAAGCAGAGTCAGTGACGTTACAAAGCAGAGTCAGTGACGTTACAAAGCAGAGTCAGTGACGTTACAAAGCAGAGTCAGTGACGTTACAAAGAAGAGTCAGTGACGTTACAAAGCAGAGTCAGTGACGTTACAAAGAAGAGTCAGTGACGTTACAAAGCAGAGTCAGTGACGTTACAAAGAAGAGTCAGTGACGTTACAAAGAAGTCAGTGACGTTACAAAGAAGAGTCAGTGACGTTACAAAGCAGAGTCAGTGACGTTACAAAGCAGAGTCAGTGACGTTACAAAGCAGAGTCAGTGACGTTACTAAGCAGAGTCAGTGACGTTACAAAGCAGAGTCAGTGACGTTACAAAGCAGAGTCAGTGACGTTACAAAGCAGAGTCAGTGACGTTACAGAGTCAGTGACGTTACAAAGCAGAGTCAGTGACGTTACAAAGCAGAGTCAGTGACGTTGCAAAGCAGAGTCAGTGACGTTACAAAGAAGAGTCAGTGACGTTACAAAGCAGAGTCAGTGACGTTACAAAGAAGAGTCAGTGACGTTACAAAGCAGAGTCAGTGACGTTACAAAGAAGAGTCAGTGACGTTACAAAGCAGAGTCAGTGACGTTACAAAGCAGAGTCAGTGACGTTACAAAGCAGAGTCAGTGACGTTACAAAGCAGAGTCAGTGACGTTACAAAGCAGAGTCAGTGACGTTACAAAGAAGTCAGTGACGTTACAAAGCAGAGTCAGTGACGTTACAAAGAAGAGTCAGTGACGTTACAAAGAAGAGTCAGTGACGTTACAAAGCAGAGTCAGTGACGTTACAAAGAAGAGTCAGTGACGTTACAAAGCAGAGTCAGTGACGTTACAAAGAAGAGTCAGTGACGTTACAAAGCAGAGTCAGTGACGTTACAAAGAAGAGTCAGTGACGTTACAAAGAAGTCAGTGACGTTACAAAGAAGAGTCAGTGACGTTACACAGAAGAGTCAGTGACGTTACAAAGCAGAGTCAGTGACGTTACAAAGAAGAGTCAGTGACGTTACAAAGCAGAGTCAGTGACGTTACAAAGCAGAGTCAGTGACGTTACAAAGAAGAGTCAGTGACGTTACAAAGCAGAGTCAGTGACGTTACAAAGAAGAGTCAGTGACGTTACAAAGCAGAGTCAGTGACGTTACAAAGAAGAGTCAGTGACGTTACAAAGCAGAGTCAGTGACGTTACAAAGAAGAGTCAGTGACGTTACAAAGAAGAGTCAGTGACGTAACAAAGAAGAGTCAGTGACGTTACAAAGAAGAGTCAGTGACGTTACAAAGCAGAGTCAGTGACGTTACAAAGCAGAGTCAGTGACGTTACAAAGAAGAGTCAGTGACGTTACAAAGAAGAGTCAGTGACGTTACAAAGCAGAGTCAGTGACGTTACAAAGAAGAGTCAGTGACGTTACAAAGAAGAGTCAGTGACGTTACAAAGAAGAGTCAGTGACGTTACAAAGAAGAGTCAGTGACGTTACAGAGTAGAGTGCTCGTGCCACCAATGAAAGGGAATAGATAAGAGAGATTATTGAGACACTCGCGTCACActgaaataaaaaatatatacatatcacTAGGGAAGGCCAGCTGATAGTCGACCTTGAggcgcgcacgcacacgcacacacacacacacacacacacacacacacacacacacacacacacacacacacacacacacacacacaacacacacacacacacacacacacacaacacacacacacacacacacacacacacacacacacacacacacacacaacacacacacacacacacacacacacacacacacacacacacacacatacatacacacacacacacacacacacacacacacacacacacacacacacacacaacacacacacacacacacacacacacacacacacacacacacacacacatacacacacacacacacacacacacacacaacacacacacacacacacacacacacacacacacacacacacacacacacacacacacacacacacaacacacacacacacacacacacacacacacacacacacacacacaacacacacacacacacacacacacacacacacacacacacacacacacacacacacacacacacactcacacacacacacacacacacacacacacacacacacacacacacacacagggggaaattagtacccaaatgagccacaggaacgttagaaagaacttttttagtgtcagagtggttgacaaatggaatgcattaggcagtgatgtggtggaggctgactccatacacagtttcaagtgtagatatgatagagcccaataggctcaggaacctgtacaccagttgattgacagttgagaggcgggaccaaagagccagagctcaacccccgcaaacacaattaggtgagtacaattaggtgagtacacatatagcaTATACATACGAACACATACACACTCTCGAGCtctcacaaacaaacaaacaaacacgtcAAGAGCATTCACCTCACTCACGGAAAAACGAGGATATTGAAGAACGACCCTCCCCCCCCTAACCCCTCACCcacgtccccccccccaacacgtcGCAGCCGAGCCCACGGCgctcagggggggagggggagggggtagttgTCCTtacgggcccgggttcgattcccggtcgaggcagGAACAAACGGGgcatgagtttctttcacccctgatgcctctgttcacctagcagtaaataggtacctggggatgggagagaaatatatgtagtagagatatatataagaaaaaattGGTCGAGAGGTCATTATAGTTAGGCAACCGGCGGtttgaaaggcggagtccaagagctaacatcaggatcctgcaggcacagttagtaaactcacacacacacacaaataatgtagatatgatagagcccaataggctcaggaacctgtacaccagttgattgacggttgagaggcgggaccaaagagccagagctcaacccccgcaagcacaaataggtgagtacaaataggtgagcacacacacacacacacacacacacacacacacacacacacacacacacacacacacacaaacacacacatacacacacacacacacacacacattgttgagttcctcacagagaggtgtgtgaggaactcaacaagaggttccaggaggtcttcacaatagaacagggtgaggtcactgtgctaggagaaagggaggtaaaccaggcggccttggaggagttcgaaattacgagagaggaggtcaagagacacctgctggatctggatgttagaaaggcggttggtccagatgggatctcaccatgggtactgaaagagtgtgcagaggcactttgcttgccactctccatagtgtatagtaaatcactagagacgggagacctaccagaaatatggaagacggcgaatgtggtcccaatatacaaaaagggcgacagacaagaggcactgaactacaggccagtgtccttgacttgtataccatgcaaggtgatggagaagatcgtgagaaaaaacctggtaacacatctggagagaagggacttcgtgacaaatcgccaacatggattcagggagggtaaatcttgccttacaggcttgatagaattctacgatcaggtgacacagattaagcaagaaagagagggctgggcggactgcattttcttggattgtcggaaagcctttgacacagtaccgcataagaggctggtacataagctggagagacaggcaggtgtagctggtaaggtgctccagtggataagggagtatctaagcaataggaagcagagagttacggtgaggggtgagacctccgattggcgtgaagtcaccagtggagtcccacagggctctgtactcggtcctatcttgtttctgatatatgtaaatgatctcccggagggtatcgattcatttctctcaatgtttgcggacgatgctaaaattatgaggaaggattaaaacagaagaggactgtttgaggcttcaagaagacctagacaagctgaaggaatggtcgaacaaatggttgttagagtttaacccaaccaaatgtaatgtaatgaagataggtgtagggagcaggaggccagatacaaggtatcatctgggagaggaaattcttcaggagtcagagaaggaaaaagacttgggggttgatatcacgccagacctgtctcctgcagcacatatcaagcggataacatcagcggcatatgccaggctggccaacatacgaacggcattcagaaacttgtgtaaagaatcattcagaactttgtataccacatatgtcaggccaatcctggagtatgcagccccagcatggagtccatatctagtcaaggataagactaaactggaaaaggttcaaaggtttgccaccagactagtacccgagctgagaggtatgagctacgaggagagactacgggaattaaacctcacttcgctggaagacagaagagttaggggggacatgatcaccacattcaagattctgaaggggattgatagggtagataaagacagtctatttaacacaaggggaacacgcacaaggggacacaggtggaaactgagtgcccaaatgagccacagagatattagaaagaacttttttagtgtcagagtggttgacaaatggaatgcattaggaagtaatgtggtggaggctgactccatacacagtttcaagtgtagatatgacagagcccaataggctcaggaacctgtacaccagttgattgacggttgagaggcgggaccaaagagccagagctcaacccccgcaaacacaactaggtgagtacagacacacacacacacacacacacacacacacacacacacacacacacacacacacacacacacacacacacacacacacaaacacacacaaacacacacacacacacacacacacacacacacacacacacacacacaaacacacacacacacacacacacacacacacacacacacacacacaaacacacacaaacacacacacacacacacacacacacacacacacacacacacacacacacacaaacacacacaaacacacacacacacacacacacacacacacacacacacacaaacacacacaaacacacacacacacacacacacacacacacacacacacacacacacaaacacacacacacacacacacacacacacacacacacacacacacaaacacacacaaacacacacacacacacacacacacacacacacaaacacacacaaacacacacacacacaaacacacacacacacacacacacacacacacacacacacacacacacacacacacacacacacacacacacacccacacaaacacacacacacccacacaaacacacacacacccacacagacacacacacacacacacacacacacacacacacacacacacacacacacacacacaaacacacacacacacaaacacacacacacacacacacacacacacacacacacaaacacacacacacccacacaaacacacacacacccacacaaacacacacacacacacacacacacacacacacacacacacacacacacacacacaaacacacacacacacaacacacacacacacacacacacacacacacacacacacacacacacacacacacacacacacacacccacacaaacacacacacacccacacaaacacacacacacccacacaaacacacacacacacacacacacacacacacacacacacacacacccacacaaacacacacacacccacacaaacacacacacacccacacaaacacacacacacacacacacacacacacacacacacacacacacacacacacacacacacacacacacacacacacacacacacgcacacacacacacacacacacacacacacacacacacacacacgcacacacacacacacacacacacacacacacacacacacacccacacaaacacacacacacacacacacacacacacacccacacaaacacacacacacacacacacacacacacacacacacacaaacacacaaacacacacacacacacacacacacacacacacacacacacacacacacacacacacacacacacacacacacacacacaaacacacacaaataaatACTTTAAAAAGCATTCACTTCACGAAAACATATCAACAAAATATACTAAACGCTTCCAATAAATAAACAAAAGATACTAATAAAACACAATAGTTTTGAACTTATaacacaactatatatatatatataacacgacTTTACAATATAACATTTTGAATTCTGGACACCCAAAAAAATAAAACATACATCGGAATGTTTTGAATTTGAAATTCAAAGAGCCATTACAATATTCTGAATTCGGGATACAAGCAAACAGTACaatccaaattgtatttttacgatACAGGAATCTTTGTAAATATGTTATAAGTTTAAGACGTATAGTAGGCCTATACAATGCCTTGATCTAAGTATACAAATTAGCCATTAGCTAATGGCTAATTTGTATAATTAGCCATTGGCCAAATTAGCGAGCCATTTATACAAATGAACCGGGGTGTTATATAGGTGTTTAGCAACACCTGggagacacacaacacaacacctgcaAAGAACCTCGTGTATTGAGCAATACGGTGTTGTGAACTCTTGGGCTGTTTACATGATCAGCTGTTTGTACGTCCAGCTGTTTACATGATCAGCTGTTTGCCCGTCACAACATGCTGGGCTGAATGTTGGGGTACAGGAGCCTGGTGGCACAGCACCGTCTGAATAAAGATCaggaggaagcgccaagccattacgactatatagcactgggaagggataaggatttgggatgggacgaggggaggaatggtggaccaaccacttggacggtcggggattgaacaccgacctgcatgaagagagagaccgtcgctctaccgtccagcccaagtggttggataccgTCTGACCAAACAATTGTGAAATACAACTTTCCTGGTAATGGTTCTCCCTCACTCTCGCTCTCTGTGTGTTTATCTGTCTCTTTGttcgtctgtgtctgtctctctctctctctctctctctctctctctctctctctctctctctctctctctctctctctctctctctctctctctctctctctccctctctctctctctctctctctctctctctctctctctctctctctctctctctctctctctctctctctctctccatccctgtaCAAAGTCGCCAAAACAAAGTGTTTGTTTAAGCGACCCAACTTTGCagtgtagaaggggggggggggggggcaaaccgGACGGGATAGCGCTCTGTGGCTCAGCAGGAGGCTGAAACACGCTATGCTCAAGTTCCAAGCCGATATCTTTCGCCGTTGAAGAGGGGAACCGTGATGAACGCCTCCAATggggtacctgatcaaccaggctgtgattgacccgtcacactgtgttaggcggcgtctaacagcctggttcccCCAAAACCAGTCAAGCGGCGTGTCTGgttctggggggggggtagttacaACATGTCTGGTTCCAGgttattgttgttataaacaacctagcAGTACTTCGGAActgataaactgtttaataaatattaacgAAGCCAACatcattgaagaaagatgtacaggtttcgtataccagatcacacactagaaggtgaagagacgacgacgtttcggtccgtcctggaccattctcaatcgacttgtgaatggtccaggacggaccgaaacgtcgtcgtcccttcaccttctagtgtgtgtggtctggtcaacatacctcagccacgttattgtgactcatcgcctgcatcgaggaaagatgtacaggtttcgttaaaTCTTCATGAATTTTGAAGTAAGTAGAGGAATACGTGAAGTATCTTCATCCCAGACCTCGCTAAACGAGGCACACAGCTACCTCAATATAAAGGTCACCATAGACGCCCAGAAACTATCTATAAAGGGGGGGTGGAACGAGCAATTGGGTCACTAGGATATGAGAGAGAACTAGCGTTGGTAAAGGACCTTGTTGACGAGGCAATTACTAGTAATGGCCATCAGTCTGGCTGTACCATATACGTCCAAAAGGCGACGGACGATGCAACGAAACCCAAACCCACTGTGTGGAGGTGAATCCAGTCCCACTTCAGCCCCAAACCCACTGGGTGGAGGTGAATCCAGTCCCACTTCAGCCCCAAACCCACTGTGTGGAGGTGAATCCAGTCCCACTTCAGCCCCAAACCCACTGGGTGGAGGTGAATCCAGTCCCACTTCAGCCCCAAACCCACTGGGTGGAGGTGAATCCAGTCCCACTTCAGCCCCAAACCCACTGGGTGGAGGTGAATCCAGTCCCACATACGCCCCAAACCCACTGGGTGGAGGTGAATCCAGTCCCACTTCAGCCCCAAACCCACTGGGTGGAGGTGAATCCAGTCCCACATACGCCCCAAACCCACTGGGTGGAGGTGAATCCAGTCCCACTTCAGC
It encodes the following:
- the LOC138373688 gene encoding uncharacterized protein, encoding MAISLAVPYTSKRRRTMQRNPNPLCGGESSPTSAPNPLGGGESSPTSAPNPLCGGESSPTSAPNPLGGGESSPTSAPNPLGGGESSPTSAPNPLGGGESSPTYAPNPLGGGESSPTSAPNPLGGGESSPTYAPNPLGGGESSPTSAPNPLGGGESSPTYAPNPLGGGESSPT